A stretch of the Drosophila sulfurigaster albostrigata strain 15112-1811.04 chromosome 2L, ASM2355843v2, whole genome shotgun sequence genome encodes the following:
- the LOC133850159 gene encoding NADH dehydrogenase [ubiquinone] 1 subunit C2, which produces MNSSPVNDPLELLTNKGNRQPTFLAPIWNPIAGAVAGFGVALFVNWGFRKPVFSGIQKHIAFTLLGGALGSYFDNKRDQYVAKRDAVLRHYIELHPDDFPKTNRKKYGEVLESWVPVR; this is translated from the exons ATGAATTCGTCGCCAGTGAACGATCCATTGgaattattaacaaataaagGCAATCGGCAGCCAACATTTTTGGCTCCCATATGGAATCCAATCGCTGGTGCTGTGGCCGGCTTTGGTGTTGCCTTGTTTGTCAACTGGGGCTTCCGTAAACCAGTGTTCTCTG GTATTCAGAAGCACATTGCATTCACCTTGCTTGGCGGGGCTCTGGGCTCGTATTTTGACAACAAGCGCGACCAATATGTGGCCAAACGTGATGCGGTCCTTCGGCATTATATTGAGCTGCATCCTGACGATTTTCCCAAGACAA ATCGCAAGAAGTACGGAGAAGTTTTGGAAAGTTGGGTGCCTGTCCGTTAA
- the LOC133850156 gene encoding protein mothers against dpp isoform X2, which translates to MDTDDVESNTSSAMSTLGTLFSFQSPAVKKLLGWKQGDEEEKWAEKAVDSLVKKLKKRKGAIEELERALSCPGQPSKCVTIPRSLDGRLQVSHRKGLPHVIYCRVWRWPDLQSHHELKPLELCQYPFSAKQKEVCINPYHYKRVESPVLPPVLVPRHSEFAPGHSMLQFNQMAEPSMPHNVSYSNSGFNSHSLSNSNTSVGSPSSVNSNPNSPYNSLAGTPPPAYSPSEDGNSNNPNDGTQMLDAQMGDVAQVSYSEPAFWASIAYYELNCRVGEVFHCNNNSVIVDGFTNPSNNSDRCCLGQLSNVNRNSTIENTRRHIGKGVHLYYVTGEVYAECLSDSAIFVQSRNCNYHHGFHPSTVCKIPPGCSLKIFNNQEFAQLLSQSVNNGFEAVYELTKMCTIRMSFVKGWGAEYHRQDVTSTPCWIEIHLHGPLQWLDKVLTQMGSPHNAISSVS; encoded by the exons atGGACACCGATGATGTTGAGTCGAACACAAGCAGCGCGATGTCCACATTGGGCACATTATTCTCATTCCAATCGCCGGCGGTGAAGAAACTATTGGGCTGGAAGCAGGGCGACGAGGAGGAGAAATGGGCCGAGAAGGCTGTCGACAGTTTGGTCAAGAAGCTAAAGAAACGCAAAGGCGCCATCGAGGAGCTCGAACGTGCCCTATCCTGCCCCGGTCAGCCATCGAAGTGTGTGACCATACCACGATCATTAGACGGACGATTACAG GTCTCTCATCGCAAGGGTCTGCCACATGTGATCTATTGCCGCGTTTGGCGCTGGCCCGATCTGCAGTCGCATCACGAACTGAAACCGCTCGAATTATGCCAATATCCGTTCAGCGCCAAACAGAAGGAGGTCTGCATCAATCCCTATCACTACAAGCGTGTCGAGAGTCCCGTCTTGCCCCCCGTGCTCGTGCCACGTCACTCCGAGTTCGCCCCCGGCCACTCGATGCTGCAGTTCAATCAGATGGCCGAGCCGAGCATGCCGCATAATGTTAGCTACTCGAACAGTGGCTTCAATTCGCACAGTCTCAGCAATAGCAACACATCGGTGGGCAGTCCCAGTTCGGTTAACTCCAATCCCAATTCACCGTACAACAGTCTGGCGGGCACACCGCCGCCCGCCTACAGTCCATCCGAGGATGGCAACTCCAACAATCCGAACGATGGCACACAAATGCTTGATGCCCAGATGGGCGATGTGGCGCAGGTCAGCTACTCGGAGCCAGCGTTTTGGGCCTCCATTGCCTACTACGAGCTGAACTGTCGGGTCGGCGAGGTATTtcactgcaacaacaattcggTCATTGTCGATGGCTTCACGAATCCATCCAATAACTCTGATCGCTGCTGTCTCGGTCAGCTGAGCAATGTGAATCGCAACAGTACCATCGAGAATACACGCCGTCATATAG GAAAAGGCGTTCATCTGTACTACGTGACCGGCGAGGTTTATGCCGAGTGCTTGTCCGATTCCGCCATATTCGTGCAGTCGCGCAACTGCAATTATCATCACGGCTTCCATCCGAGCACCGTGTGCAAAATCCCCCCGGGATGTTCATTAAAGATCTTCAACAATCAGGAATTTGCTCAACTGCTCTCGCAATCGGTGAACAATGGCTTCGAGGCCGTCTACGAGCTGACAAAAATGTGCACAATCCGCATGTCCTTTGTGAAGGGCTGGGGTGCTGAATACCATCGACAGGATGTGACTTCAACACCCTGTTGGATCGAGATCCATCTGCATGGGCCGCTGCAATGGTTGGACAAGGTTCTCACACAAATGGGATCGCCGCATAATGCGATTAGCTCTGTATCctaa
- the LOC133850156 gene encoding protein mothers against dpp isoform X1: MYYPPADSYTGYRVTPPQSNHHPHSNNNNNIIHNSGSSNNNNNNNNTNCSNNNSNSNRMDTDDVESNTSSAMSTLGTLFSFQSPAVKKLLGWKQGDEEEKWAEKAVDSLVKKLKKRKGAIEELERALSCPGQPSKCVTIPRSLDGRLQVSHRKGLPHVIYCRVWRWPDLQSHHELKPLELCQYPFSAKQKEVCINPYHYKRVESPVLPPVLVPRHSEFAPGHSMLQFNQMAEPSMPHNVSYSNSGFNSHSLSNSNTSVGSPSSVNSNPNSPYNSLAGTPPPAYSPSEDGNSNNPNDGTQMLDAQMGDVAQVSYSEPAFWASIAYYELNCRVGEVFHCNNNSVIVDGFTNPSNNSDRCCLGQLSNVNRNSTIENTRRHIGKGVHLYYVTGEVYAECLSDSAIFVQSRNCNYHHGFHPSTVCKIPPGCSLKIFNNQEFAQLLSQSVNNGFEAVYELTKMCTIRMSFVKGWGAEYHRQDVTSTPCWIEIHLHGPLQWLDKVLTQMGSPHNAISSVS; the protein is encoded by the exons ATGT ACTATCCGCCTGCTGATAGCTATACCGGTTATCGGGTAACTCCACCCCAAAGCAATCATCATccgcacagcaacaacaacaacaatattatacacaacagcggcagcagcaataacaacaacaacaacaacaacaccaactgcagtaacaacaacagtaacagcaacagaatGGACACCGATGATGTTGAGTCGAACACAAGCAGCGCGATGTCCACATTGGGCACATTATTCTCATTCCAATCGCCGGCGGTGAAGAAACTATTGGGCTGGAAGCAGGGCGACGAGGAGGAGAAATGGGCCGAGAAGGCTGTCGACAGTTTGGTCAAGAAGCTAAAGAAACGCAAAGGCGCCATCGAGGAGCTCGAACGTGCCCTATCCTGCCCCGGTCAGCCATCGAAGTGTGTGACCATACCACGATCATTAGACGGACGATTACAG GTCTCTCATCGCAAGGGTCTGCCACATGTGATCTATTGCCGCGTTTGGCGCTGGCCCGATCTGCAGTCGCATCACGAACTGAAACCGCTCGAATTATGCCAATATCCGTTCAGCGCCAAACAGAAGGAGGTCTGCATCAATCCCTATCACTACAAGCGTGTCGAGAGTCCCGTCTTGCCCCCCGTGCTCGTGCCACGTCACTCCGAGTTCGCCCCCGGCCACTCGATGCTGCAGTTCAATCAGATGGCCGAGCCGAGCATGCCGCATAATGTTAGCTACTCGAACAGTGGCTTCAATTCGCACAGTCTCAGCAATAGCAACACATCGGTGGGCAGTCCCAGTTCGGTTAACTCCAATCCCAATTCACCGTACAACAGTCTGGCGGGCACACCGCCGCCCGCCTACAGTCCATCCGAGGATGGCAACTCCAACAATCCGAACGATGGCACACAAATGCTTGATGCCCAGATGGGCGATGTGGCGCAGGTCAGCTACTCGGAGCCAGCGTTTTGGGCCTCCATTGCCTACTACGAGCTGAACTGTCGGGTCGGCGAGGTATTtcactgcaacaacaattcggTCATTGTCGATGGCTTCACGAATCCATCCAATAACTCTGATCGCTGCTGTCTCGGTCAGCTGAGCAATGTGAATCGCAACAGTACCATCGAGAATACACGCCGTCATATAG GAAAAGGCGTTCATCTGTACTACGTGACCGGCGAGGTTTATGCCGAGTGCTTGTCCGATTCCGCCATATTCGTGCAGTCGCGCAACTGCAATTATCATCACGGCTTCCATCCGAGCACCGTGTGCAAAATCCCCCCGGGATGTTCATTAAAGATCTTCAACAATCAGGAATTTGCTCAACTGCTCTCGCAATCGGTGAACAATGGCTTCGAGGCCGTCTACGAGCTGACAAAAATGTGCACAATCCGCATGTCCTTTGTGAAGGGCTGGGGTGCTGAATACCATCGACAGGATGTGACTTCAACACCCTGTTGGATCGAGATCCATCTGCATGGGCCGCTGCAATGGTTGGACAAGGTTCTCACACAAATGGGATCGCCGCATAATGCGATTAGCTCTGTATCctaa